TGGCGCGGGTCTTCCCATTTCTGCGGCTTCGGGAAATATGATAGTAAATAGTGGCGGGGGTACGACCGAAATTGCCATAGTGTCTTTGGGCGGGCTAGTTGTTCACGGAAGCGTTAGAGTTGCGGGAAATAAAATAGACGAAGCGATATCTTCGTATATTAGGAGAAAATATGGACTTATCATAGGTGATAAAACCGCGGAACAGTTAAAAATAAAAATAGGCAGCGCCCTTTTGCTTGAAAAAGAAATAAAAGCGGAAGTTAAAGGCAGAGATTTTGTGGAAGGTTTGCCTAAAACTTTGATGGTAACTTCCACAGAAATAACCAACGCTATTGAACCTACCTTAAAGCAAATTGTGCAGGCAATTAAGGAGGTGCTGGGGAAAACCCCCCCGGAACTCTCGGCGGATGTTTTGGATAAAGGAGTGGTAATGTCCGGCGGAACGGCCCTTTTAAAAAATTTTGATAAATATATAACTAAATTAACAGGTATACCCGCCCATACGGCCGACGACCCGCTTTTTTGCGTTATTAAAGGACTAGGCACCGCGGTTGAAAATTTGGAAGTGTTTGAGAAGGCGTTGATTGTGAAGTAATTTGACTAATGACAAATGACAAAATTCAAATAACAAATCAAATTCAAAGCTCAAATGTTTAAAACATTTAGATTTTGAATTTGAATTGAATTTTGTTATTTGAGATTTGAATTTTACCAACTATGTTGAAGAATTACTCTGTAATTAACATTCTCGGCATCCGTCTACATAAAATCTCTCGCCCCGACCTAGAAAAAGAGATAGTGTCCGCATTGTCCGCTAAAGGGCGTCCCGTTCTGTTTATCGCCACAATAAACCCCTCCTTTATTATGAGGGCGCAAAAAGATGAGGCGTTTAAAGACATTCTGAACAAAAAGACCACGATAAATGTGGCGGACGGTGTGGGGCTGAAACTTGCGGACAAAAACCTTGAAATTATTACAGGTGTTAAAATTACCTCTATTCTGCTGTCTTATGCAGAGAAACTGGGGAAATCAGTGTTGGTAGTAACCAAAAAGGACTCCCTAACCCCTAAAACTGCAATCCAACATTATTTCCACATAAATTATCCTAAATTGTATTTTAGTGTGCGAGAGGAGGCATCGCTGGATGTAAGAGAACACGATGTCCTCCTTTGCGCTTTGGGAGAAGCGGCGCAGGAAAAGTTCATTGTTGATAATACCTCCTTTATTAAACCAAAGGTTGCGGTAGGGATTGGGGGAACATTTGATGTATTGATAGGCACTGTTCGTGTTCCGCGGACAAAGTATTTTGGATGGGTTTTCAGGCTGTTGGCAAATCCCAAACGGTTGCCTAAAATAATCAAATCTGTCCTAATCTTCCCCATCCTTGTCATTGCGAGGAGGAACGAAGTGACGGCGAAGCAATCCCGATAAGATTGCCACGCCCTTCGGGCTCGCAATGACATGAGAAAAATTACCTCTTGACACACGGTTGTAAAGTTAGCATAATGTGATTATGGAACTAGCATTGCCTGACAAATTATTTTCATCTACGGAAGTCTGCGACATTTTAGGCGTAAGCCTTAGAACGCTTTATCGTTATATAGAATCCGGTGATATGGGTTCTATACAAACTCCCACAGGACGACATAGATTTACAAAAAAACACATAGAAGATTTTCTAGGCAAGGGGAAGAGGGTATCGGCCATCCGTCCAGTTTTGCAGAAGCCTGTTGTTCAAGAACCCCAAGAGTCCGAGAAACCTAAATCAACGGTGGAAGTGTCCAAAATTGTGGAAGATGTTGTAGCAGAAAAAGAAGAAGAAGAAATATCTCCGGCAGAAGGGCTGTCTTTGGCGGAAGAAGAACGCGAGGAGCCATCTGTAGAGTTGGGTCAAGAAGAGTTGGTGGAGGACATCCGCGAGACTTTTTATAAAATGGAGGGGTTGGATGTGCGGGGGGTTGCCAAAAAAATAAAAGAGGTGGCGGAACAGCATAATTTAAAATACGCTTTTACTGGTCTTGGGGGATTAAGTTTGCATTATCCCATTAAACCTTTTTCTAATTTAGAAGTTTACATAAACCGAGATTTGCTGAATTTATGGATTAAGGAGCTAAATTTGGTTGAGGCTTCAAAACTAACTGCCAATTTAAAAGTTAAATTTGGAGATGACGCCATTTCTTCCGCGGAATCCCTTGGTGGGCTAATGGTTGCTAACACCTCTGTTTTAGCGCAGGATTTGCGCAGTGAAGGCTACGATGAGCTCGCCGAAGAATTAAATAATAGGATATAACATTTTTCTCCCATTGACAAACATCCAAACCTGTTCGGGGTACCGTCCCCAAAGAAACAAAGGATTCACCTTTTTCAAAGGAGAATCCTTAAATAGAATATGCTATACTACTTTTATGGCTAAGAACAACTCCATTTCCAAAGTTTTAATAGTAGGCGCCGAGGTTAGCCCTTACGCTAGCGTGGGCGGGCAGGCGCGGGTTTTGGCTTACCTCTCCAAAGCTTTAAGAGAGCTTGGCGTGGACGCTCGCGTTTTTATGCCAAAATTTGGGTTTATTGATAAAAAAGAATATAAGATGGAAATGGTCCAAAAGAATTTAGCCGTTCCCACGGGGCATGTTAAAAAAGGGCCAAAAGAGCTAATGTGCAATGTTAAAGAGTATAAACTTAAAAACCACGCCCCAACCTATTTTTTGGAGAATATGGAGTATTATGAAAAAAGAGACAATGTTTATGGTTACAGCGACGACCCTGTTCGCTGGGCGCTTTTAAGTCGCGGAGTTTTGGAATTTTTGCGAAAGTCCGACTGGGTTCCCGATGTAATCCACACCAATGATTGGCATACGGGGCTTATCCCGAATTTTTTAAAGACAGTATATGAAGAAGACGAAA
This portion of the Patescibacteria group bacterium genome encodes:
- a CDS encoding rod shape-determining protein, producing the protein MFSKKIAVDLGTANSLVYVSGKGVIINEPTVVAVSVGTNEVIAIGADAKEMIGRTPEGIVPFRPLKDGVIADYTVTEAMLKYFLNKSLGRIRFLGPTVLIAVPAGVSSVESRAVIESAIGAGAKNAYLMPEPLAASIGAGLPISAASGNMIVNSGGGTTEIAIVSLGGLVVHGSVRVAGNKIDEAISSYIRRKYGLIIGDKTAEQLKIKIGSALLLEKEIKAEVKGRDFVEGLPKTLMVTSTEITNAIEPTLKQIVQAIKEVLGKTPPELSADVLDKGVVMSGGTALLKNFDKYITKLTGIPAHTADDPLFCVIKGLGTAVENLEVFEKALIVK
- a CDS encoding WecB/TagA/CpsF family glycosyltransferase; the protein is MLKNYSVINILGIRLHKISRPDLEKEIVSALSAKGRPVLFIATINPSFIMRAQKDEAFKDILNKKTTINVADGVGLKLADKNLEIITGVKITSILLSYAEKLGKSVLVVTKKDSLTPKTAIQHYFHINYPKLYFSVREEASLDVREHDVLLCALGEAAQEKFIVDNTSFIKPKVAVGIGGTFDVLIGTVRVPRTKYFGWVFRLLANPKRLPKIIKSVLIFPILVIARRNEVTAKQSR
- a CDS encoding helix-turn-helix domain-containing protein → MELALPDKLFSSTEVCDILGVSLRTLYRYIESGDMGSIQTPTGRHRFTKKHIEDFLGKGKRVSAIRPVLQKPVVQEPQESEKPKSTVEVSKIVEDVVAEKEEEEISPAEGLSLAEEEREEPSVELGQEELVEDIRETFYKMEGLDVRGVAKKIKEVAEQHNLKYAFTGLGGLSLHYPIKPFSNLEVYINRDLLNLWIKELNLVEASKLTANLKVKFGDDAISSAESLGGLMVANTSVLAQDLRSEGYDELAEELNNRI